A genomic window from Chrysoperla carnea chromosome 3, inChrCarn1.1, whole genome shotgun sequence includes:
- the LOC123295250 gene encoding solute carrier family 2, facilitated glucose transporter member 3-like isoform X3: MIKRTASSLNLNQEYPTAKWSFVLLLSGFSTMVGLAMSCGWGIGVMNAPADIIKQFCNDSIYQQYDVTLSEGGLNFLWSCIVSIFIVGGVTGSLSGACIANRVGRKGALVCAYILALLAATGFMFSKSFQSVELLLLGRLLLGISGGLTTSVMPMYLTELATIQQRGAMGVLCPLGLTTGLLISQILGLDFILGLPTTWHYLISFYAVLLVIGLAALPFLPESPKYLFVIRDEPQYAIQELTKLRGVPAHELAEEIELLKTSKHLAEQCDSEWTIATVLKDRSLLLPILLVCALQGGQQCSGINAVFYYSVSVFKSAGLNPQQAAYANIGAGIMNFAISFIVIPIMSCTGRRTLALFSCITAAICLIILSFSITYITFTPWMPFVCIIALLSYVFFYGFGLGPIPYFIGSELFDVGPRPAAMALGSMCNWAGNFLVGLFFPLLSSFIGAYSFLIFAGVCVLLFLFLRVYLPETKGRDVTEIAQICSHGLSRQTKK, encoded by the exons ATGATAAAA cgtacaGCGAGCAGTTTAAATCTAAATCAAGAATATCCAACTGCAAAATGGAGTTTTGTATTACTCCTTTCTGGTTTCTCCACAATGGTCGGCTTAGCCATGAGTTGTGGATGGGGTATTGGTGTGATGAATGCCCCGGCTGAT ATTATCAAACAATTTTGTAACGACAGTATTTATCAACAGTATGATGTAACACTTTCCGAAGGTGGTTTAAACTTTTTATGGTCATGTATTGTGtcaatttttattgtgggtgGTGTCACTGGTTCATTATCTGGAGCATGTATTGCAAATCGAGTTGGGCGAAAAGGAGCACTAGTCTGTGCATACATATTAGCATTACTTGCTGCAACAGGCTTTATGTTCAGTAAATCGTTTCAATCCGTGGAATTATTACTTTTGGGACGATTGCTTCTTGGAATATCTGGAG GCTTGACCACCAGTGTAATGCCAATGTATTTAACAGAATTAGCAACAATTCAACAACGTGGTGCCATGGGTGTATTGTGTCCGTTAGGATTAACGACTGGATTGTTAATTAGTCAGATATTAGGCTTAGATTTCATATTGGGTTTACCAACTACATGGCATTATTTAATCTCATTTTATGCAGTATTGCTTGTGATTGGATTGGCAGCGTTACCCTTTTTACCAGAAagtccaaaatatttatttgttatacgTGATGAGCCTCAGTATGCTATTCAAG AATTAACCAAACTACGAGGCGTTCCCGCACATGAATTAGCTGAAGAAATCGAATTACTAAAAACCTCAAAACATCTCGCCGAACAATGCGATTCTGAATGGACAATTGCAACTGTTTTAAAAGATAGATCTCTTTTATTACCAATATTATTGGTGTGCGCATTACAAGGTGGCCAACAATGTAGTGGAATCAATGCGGTATTTTATTATTCCGTATCCGTATTCAAAAGTGCTGGATTAAATCCACAACAAGCTGCGTATGCTAATATTGGCGCAGGCATAATGAATTTCGCAATTTCATTCATAGTTATTCCAATAATGAGTTGTACCGGTCGAAGAACTTTAGCTTTATTCAGCTGTATTACAGCTGCGATTTGTCTTATCATACTTTCATTTTCGATTACCTATatt acttTCACACCATGGATGCCATTTGTATGTATAATAGCTTTATTATCATATGTTTTCTTCTATGGATTTGGATTGGGTCCCATTCCATATTTTATTGGATCAGAATTATTTGATGTTGGTCCACGGCCTGCAGCTATGGCATTGGGTAGCATGTGTAATTGGGCTGGAAACTTTTTAGTTGGATTATTTTTCCCATTATTATCTAGTTTTATTGGTGCTTATTCATTTCTAATCTTTGCTGGCGTTTGTGttctactatttttatttttacg AGTATATTTACCAGAAACCAAAGGTCGTGATGTCACTGAAATTGCACAAATATGTAGTCATGGATTATCACGACaaacgaaaaagtaa
- the LOC123295250 gene encoding solute carrier family 2, facilitated glucose transporter member 3-like isoform X2, translated as MANYNTQQEKVMLKDRTASSLNLNQEYPTAKWSFVLLLSGFSTMVGLAMSCGWGIGVMNAPADIIKQFCNDSIYQQYDVTLSEGGLNFLWSCIVSIFIVGGVTGSLSGACIANRVGRKGALVCAYILALLAATGFMFSKSFQSVELLLLGRLLLGISGGLTTSVMPMYLTELATIQQRGAMGVLCPLGLTTGLLISQILGLDFILGLPTTWHYLISFYAVLLVIGLAALPFLPESPKYLFVIRDEPQYAIQELTKLRGVPAHELAEEIELLKTSKHLAEQCDSEWTIATVLKDRSLLLPILLVCALQGGQQCSGINAVFYYSVSVFKSAGLNPQQAAYANIGAGIMNFAISFIVIPIMSCTGRRTLALFSCITAAICLIILSFSITYITFTPWMPFVCIIALLSYVFFYGFGLGPIPYFIGSELFDVGPRPAAMALGSMCNWAGNFLVGLFFPLLSSFIGAYSFLIFAGVCVLLFLFLRVYLPETKGRDVTEIAQICSHGLSRQTKK; from the exons ATGGCAAATTACAACACACAACAGGAGAAGGTTATGCTAAAGGAT cgtacaGCGAGCAGTTTAAATCTAAATCAAGAATATCCAACTGCAAAATGGAGTTTTGTATTACTCCTTTCTGGTTTCTCCACAATGGTCGGCTTAGCCATGAGTTGTGGATGGGGTATTGGTGTGATGAATGCCCCGGCTGAT ATTATCAAACAATTTTGTAACGACAGTATTTATCAACAGTATGATGTAACACTTTCCGAAGGTGGTTTAAACTTTTTATGGTCATGTATTGTGtcaatttttattgtgggtgGTGTCACTGGTTCATTATCTGGAGCATGTATTGCAAATCGAGTTGGGCGAAAAGGAGCACTAGTCTGTGCATACATATTAGCATTACTTGCTGCAACAGGCTTTATGTTCAGTAAATCGTTTCAATCCGTGGAATTATTACTTTTGGGACGATTGCTTCTTGGAATATCTGGAG GCTTGACCACCAGTGTAATGCCAATGTATTTAACAGAATTAGCAACAATTCAACAACGTGGTGCCATGGGTGTATTGTGTCCGTTAGGATTAACGACTGGATTGTTAATTAGTCAGATATTAGGCTTAGATTTCATATTGGGTTTACCAACTACATGGCATTATTTAATCTCATTTTATGCAGTATTGCTTGTGATTGGATTGGCAGCGTTACCCTTTTTACCAGAAagtccaaaatatttatttgttatacgTGATGAGCCTCAGTATGCTATTCAAG AATTAACCAAACTACGAGGCGTTCCCGCACATGAATTAGCTGAAGAAATCGAATTACTAAAAACCTCAAAACATCTCGCCGAACAATGCGATTCTGAATGGACAATTGCAACTGTTTTAAAAGATAGATCTCTTTTATTACCAATATTATTGGTGTGCGCATTACAAGGTGGCCAACAATGTAGTGGAATCAATGCGGTATTTTATTATTCCGTATCCGTATTCAAAAGTGCTGGATTAAATCCACAACAAGCTGCGTATGCTAATATTGGCGCAGGCATAATGAATTTCGCAATTTCATTCATAGTTATTCCAATAATGAGTTGTACCGGTCGAAGAACTTTAGCTTTATTCAGCTGTATTACAGCTGCGATTTGTCTTATCATACTTTCATTTTCGATTACCTATatt acttTCACACCATGGATGCCATTTGTATGTATAATAGCTTTATTATCATATGTTTTCTTCTATGGATTTGGATTGGGTCCCATTCCATATTTTATTGGATCAGAATTATTTGATGTTGGTCCACGGCCTGCAGCTATGGCATTGGGTAGCATGTGTAATTGGGCTGGAAACTTTTTAGTTGGATTATTTTTCCCATTATTATCTAGTTTTATTGGTGCTTATTCATTTCTAATCTTTGCTGGCGTTTGTGttctactatttttatttttacg AGTATATTTACCAGAAACCAAAGGTCGTGATGTCACTGAAATTGCACAAATATGTAGTCATGGATTATCACGACaaacgaaaaagtaa
- the LOC123295250 gene encoding solute carrier family 2, facilitated glucose transporter member 3-like isoform X1, which produces MEHKRDIIDVLSPLQAYVPIPTPSTTPTNSTSSTNSRTASSLNLNQEYPTAKWSFVLLLSGFSTMVGLAMSCGWGIGVMNAPADIIKQFCNDSIYQQYDVTLSEGGLNFLWSCIVSIFIVGGVTGSLSGACIANRVGRKGALVCAYILALLAATGFMFSKSFQSVELLLLGRLLLGISGGLTTSVMPMYLTELATIQQRGAMGVLCPLGLTTGLLISQILGLDFILGLPTTWHYLISFYAVLLVIGLAALPFLPESPKYLFVIRDEPQYAIQELTKLRGVPAHELAEEIELLKTSKHLAEQCDSEWTIATVLKDRSLLLPILLVCALQGGQQCSGINAVFYYSVSVFKSAGLNPQQAAYANIGAGIMNFAISFIVIPIMSCTGRRTLALFSCITAAICLIILSFSITYITFTPWMPFVCIIALLSYVFFYGFGLGPIPYFIGSELFDVGPRPAAMALGSMCNWAGNFLVGLFFPLLSSFIGAYSFLIFAGVCVLLFLFLRVYLPETKGRDVTEIAQICSHGLSRQTKK; this is translated from the exons cgtacaGCGAGCAGTTTAAATCTAAATCAAGAATATCCAACTGCAAAATGGAGTTTTGTATTACTCCTTTCTGGTTTCTCCACAATGGTCGGCTTAGCCATGAGTTGTGGATGGGGTATTGGTGTGATGAATGCCCCGGCTGAT ATTATCAAACAATTTTGTAACGACAGTATTTATCAACAGTATGATGTAACACTTTCCGAAGGTGGTTTAAACTTTTTATGGTCATGTATTGTGtcaatttttattgtgggtgGTGTCACTGGTTCATTATCTGGAGCATGTATTGCAAATCGAGTTGGGCGAAAAGGAGCACTAGTCTGTGCATACATATTAGCATTACTTGCTGCAACAGGCTTTATGTTCAGTAAATCGTTTCAATCCGTGGAATTATTACTTTTGGGACGATTGCTTCTTGGAATATCTGGAG GCTTGACCACCAGTGTAATGCCAATGTATTTAACAGAATTAGCAACAATTCAACAACGTGGTGCCATGGGTGTATTGTGTCCGTTAGGATTAACGACTGGATTGTTAATTAGTCAGATATTAGGCTTAGATTTCATATTGGGTTTACCAACTACATGGCATTATTTAATCTCATTTTATGCAGTATTGCTTGTGATTGGATTGGCAGCGTTACCCTTTTTACCAGAAagtccaaaatatttatttgttatacgTGATGAGCCTCAGTATGCTATTCAAG AATTAACCAAACTACGAGGCGTTCCCGCACATGAATTAGCTGAAGAAATCGAATTACTAAAAACCTCAAAACATCTCGCCGAACAATGCGATTCTGAATGGACAATTGCAACTGTTTTAAAAGATAGATCTCTTTTATTACCAATATTATTGGTGTGCGCATTACAAGGTGGCCAACAATGTAGTGGAATCAATGCGGTATTTTATTATTCCGTATCCGTATTCAAAAGTGCTGGATTAAATCCACAACAAGCTGCGTATGCTAATATTGGCGCAGGCATAATGAATTTCGCAATTTCATTCATAGTTATTCCAATAATGAGTTGTACCGGTCGAAGAACTTTAGCTTTATTCAGCTGTATTACAGCTGCGATTTGTCTTATCATACTTTCATTTTCGATTACCTATatt acttTCACACCATGGATGCCATTTGTATGTATAATAGCTTTATTATCATATGTTTTCTTCTATGGATTTGGATTGGGTCCCATTCCATATTTTATTGGATCAGAATTATTTGATGTTGGTCCACGGCCTGCAGCTATGGCATTGGGTAGCATGTGTAATTGGGCTGGAAACTTTTTAGTTGGATTATTTTTCCCATTATTATCTAGTTTTATTGGTGCTTATTCATTTCTAATCTTTGCTGGCGTTTGTGttctactatttttatttttacg AGTATATTTACCAGAAACCAAAGGTCGTGATGTCACTGAAATTGCACAAATATGTAGTCATGGATTATCACGACaaacgaaaaagtaa